Proteins co-encoded in one Papaver somniferum cultivar HN1 chromosome 5, ASM357369v1, whole genome shotgun sequence genomic window:
- the LOC113279654 gene encoding uncharacterized protein LOC113279654 → MMDIDEEQGNPKDLLTERNSKIWEIFVDGSVNGEGNGIGIVIISPHGERVVHTFRLEFASTNSKTEYDEVVHALRLAGEMELDDIRITSDSQLVIYQIQGLYNTNDPSLQNYKRLVTELSAKIKNVDWRHICRNENRFADALAFVASMLVDPTARYIKIETLSYPSIKKQEEDTDVMVVENVEEDQADKETDWRKQLHLYLEKGRSSKKHIRGAQVKK, encoded by the coding sequence atgatggacatAGATGAAGAGCAGGGAAATCCCAAAGACCTTTTAACAGAGCGTAACTCAAAAATAtgggaaatattcgtagatggATCAGTGAATGGAGAAGGAAACGGTATAGGGATAGTGATCATATCACCGCACGGAGAAAGAGTAGTGCACACATTCAGATTAGAGTTCGCATCCACTAATAGTAAGACAGAATATGATGAAGTCGTACATGCGTTAAGACTCGCAGGGGAAATGGAGTTAGATGACATCAGGAtaactagtgattcacagctgGTAATATACCAAATACAAGGGTTGTACAATACAAATGATCCATCTTTACAAAATTACAAGCGACTTGTCACAGAACTctcagcaaaaataaaaaatgtagaCTGGAGACATATATGCAGAAATGAAAATAGATTCGCAGATGCATTGGCATTCGTTGCATCTATGTTAGTAGATCCTACCGCACGGTACATAAAGATAGAGACGCTCTCTTATCCGTCAAtcaagaaacaagaagaagacaCAGATGTTATGGTAGTGGAAAATGTAGAAGAAGATCAAGCAGATAAAGAGACAGATTGGAGAAAACAACTTCATTTATATCTGGAAAAAGGGAGAAGTTCCAAGAAGCATATTAGAGGCGCCCAAGTTAAAAAGTAG